A portion of the Flavobacterium limnophilum genome contains these proteins:
- the fmt gene encoding methionyl-tRNA formyltransferase, producing MEKLRIVFMGTPEFAVGILDTIIKNNYNVVGVITAADKPAGRGQKIKYSAVKEYALANNLTLLQPTNLKDESFLEELKALNANLQIVVAFRMLPEVVWRMPKLGTFNLHASLLPNYRGAAPINWAIINGDIQTGVTTFFIDDKIDTGAMILSSETAIAPDENAGQLHDRLMQLGSETVLETLALIEKGNLTTTIQKESPEIKTAYKLNKENCKIDWTKPAVEIYNLIRGLSPYPSAWSFISDKNEKWNVKIHEAKISLEPHNYAIGSLICSKKEIKIAVRDGFIQVLSLQFPGKKKMNTPEFLNGVTFSEIAKAY from the coding sequence ATGGAAAAATTAAGAATCGTATTTATGGGAACTCCCGAATTTGCCGTTGGCATTCTGGACACCATAATCAAAAACAATTATAATGTTGTGGGCGTTATCACCGCAGCCGACAAACCGGCCGGTCGTGGCCAAAAAATAAAATATTCGGCAGTGAAAGAATACGCATTGGCCAATAATCTCACTTTGTTGCAACCCACCAATTTAAAAGACGAAAGCTTCTTGGAAGAATTGAAGGCTTTAAATGCCAATCTACAAATCGTGGTTGCCTTCAGGATGTTGCCCGAAGTGGTTTGGAGAATGCCAAAACTGGGCACCTTCAATCTTCACGCATCCTTATTGCCTAATTATCGTGGAGCAGCACCAATAAATTGGGCGATTATAAACGGCGATATCCAAACTGGAGTGACCACCTTTTTCATCGATGACAAAATAGATACGGGTGCAATGATTCTGAGTTCGGAAACAGCTATTGCACCAGACGAAAATGCAGGACAATTGCACGACCGATTGATGCAATTGGGAAGCGAAACTGTTTTGGAGACTTTGGCATTGATTGAAAAAGGAAATCTAACAACAACTATCCAAAAAGAGAGTCCTGAAATAAAAACGGCTTACAAGTTAAACAAAGAAAATTGCAAAATTGATTGGACAAAACCAGCGGTTGAAATCTATAATTTAATACGAGGATTGAGTCCCTATCCCTCGGCTTGGAGTTTCATCAGTGACAAAAACGAAAAATGGAACGTTAAAATCCACGAAGCCAAAATATCATTAGAACCACATAATTATGCTATTGGAAGCTTGATTTGCAGCAAAAAAGAAATAAAAATAGCTGTAAGAGATGGCTTTATTCAGGTATTAAGCCTTCAATTTCCGGGTAAAAAGAAGATGAACACCCCAGAATTTCTGAATGGAGTCACATTTTCAGAGATTGCAAAGGCCTATTAA